In bacterium, one genomic interval encodes:
- the gspM gene encoding type II secretion system protein GspM, which yields MWGLFSKLSDRERWFVLGAALFVGSALIFGVIVNPALEKRQRFLRMAQEKRQDLVQFNEYAMEYRSLQSSFVDMEKMVASRSSDMSLLAAMEGNARKLGLADRIASMKPFTSELESGIVQSSVEMRLEKIDLKGLVQFIEAIETGPHMAVTSRLRIKTRFDDPALLDSTLLVTTLETR from the coding sequence ATGTGGGGTTTATTCTCGAAACTTTCGGATCGGGAAAGGTGGTTTGTTCTTGGGGCTGCTCTGTTCGTGGGATCGGCTCTCATCTTTGGGGTCATCGTCAACCCTGCCCTGGAAAAAAGGCAGCGGTTCCTCAGAATGGCCCAGGAAAAGCGCCAGGATCTGGTTCAGTTTAACGAATATGCCATGGAGTACCGCTCTCTGCAGTCCTCCTTTGTGGATATGGAAAAGATGGTAGCGTCCAGAAGTTCGGACATGTCACTGCTTGCGGCCATGGAAGGTAATGCAAGGAAACTGGGCCTGGCCGACAGGATCGCCAGCATGAAACCGTTCACCAGCGAACTGGAATCAGGGATCGTCCAATCCAGCGTTGAAATGCGGCTGGAAAAGATAGATCTCAAGGGGTTGGTGCAGTTCATTGAAGCCATTGAGACCGGGCCGCACATGGCTGTGACCTCCAGGTTGAGGATCAAGACCCGATTCGATGACCCTGCTCTCCTTGACTCCACTCTGCTTGTGACCACATTGGAGACCCGATGA
- the gspN gene encoding type II secretion system protein GspN has product MNRQAVLRSIVYLALFLSFTLLFILLNYPSERLTDQVNGFLFAATEGAVSVDNVRFRPPLSLEAGEVTVVVGQGSVDMGRAVVGMRLFSFLSGNKGADVRLENPWLDSSLTVVSSGEGWDLDAPKIEIDLSELPEDIMPFSMQLKGKVDLSLNLLSTDSSMGVSSAEVKITSGPIEMSGDLLETLGLAPFPISSVMAVATVKDNVLTLGENALEGGLAGSARGDIKIAPANFMASRLNLTVELTPGPEYRERLTPLFALMGARAKANGSVSFKIRGTIEKPAVTM; this is encoded by the coding sequence ATGAACCGCCAGGCCGTCCTTCGTTCTATAGTTTATTTAGCTCTCTTTCTCTCTTTTACTCTCCTTTTCATACTGCTCAACTATCCGTCCGAAAGGTTGACGGATCAGGTGAACGGATTTTTGTTTGCTGCCACCGAAGGTGCCGTATCTGTTGACAATGTTCGTTTCAGGCCCCCGCTATCCCTGGAAGCGGGAGAAGTAACTGTGGTGGTAGGCCAGGGATCAGTGGATATGGGTCGGGCGGTGGTGGGTATGCGCTTGTTTAGTTTCCTTTCCGGTAATAAGGGTGCTGACGTGCGTCTTGAAAACCCCTGGCTCGATTCCAGCTTGACCGTTGTCTCATCCGGGGAAGGCTGGGATCTTGATGCCCCAAAGATTGAAATAGACCTTTCCGAACTACCGGAAGATATCATGCCCTTCTCCATGCAATTGAAGGGGAAGGTAGACTTGTCCCTGAACCTGCTGTCAACAGACTCCTCCATGGGTGTTTCCAGCGCTGAGGTAAAGATCACATCCGGGCCCATTGAGATGAGCGGAGATCTTCTGGAGACGCTGGGTTTGGCCCCCTTCCCCATTTCCAGTGTCATGGCCGTCGCCACTGTAAAGGACAATGTTCTTACTCTTGGGGAAAACGCCCTGGAGGGGGGTCTCGCGGGTAGTGCCCGGGGTGACATAAAAATCGCCCCCGCCAACTTCATGGCTTCGCGCCTTAACCTCACCGTGGAGCTTACGCCGGGTCCAGAATACCGGGAACGCCTGACCCCCTTGTTTGCACTGATGGGTGCGCGGGCGAAAGCCAACGGGAGTGTCAGTTTCAAAATACGGGGAACGATCGAAAAGCCTGCCGTCACAATGTAG
- a CDS encoding S8 family serine peptidase: protein MKKIIGTIILVLVLVPLVFTAGEAGSNRGKGKEDPVSRGYVIVKFRANAPEADKGKARERVSGRKGRKLKRAGIEKVHIPPGWDEEMAVEMLSRDPSVESAQVDYKVELLAAPVLLGVMSTLVPNDPFLGDQWYLDAVPIKGTFANAGTVNVDVDIDAPEGWYVVDRTFDTSMTAAVGVIDSGCGELGTFDTTTGYDPGHSDLPNSVLFANTAELPADGADTTGDTNLMRDDANGWDFADVDNIPADDITAPVATYHGTLISGIIGAAWDNGQRGAGIGKGQLQVLPLRFTNSFFDVVNAVEYAMDLVDDGHAVPVRVLNMSFKSANGIDPNGLSEAVAMAGNPTYRIAVVAAAGNDNGNNNDDFINRVWPAEYTRDPSIASVLAVAATGTNGALAGFSNIGPNSVQIAAPGDNIYSTYGGSADYAYGNGTSFSTPIAGAVLGLVMAAYPELLPAEAIDRVIKGGDFDARLAGLVQSGKRVNLAGALAPFYPYSGLAYLDSAVTVSMYADTINQQYGTMVNAIIDPVFSTSPDAAVIVAGGGGSWAVSPLAPGITQFTLNFDGASAPVGTYDTGPWRVTAIRPFTAQLLPNETVSFSSLISGDITWAVSDTSVATIDSNGVLTGLSKGMTRVILSVAGVETDYSGQVLVLSSSTSSSGSSGGGCGITSSPGDPYISELIEMMLVGMMLVMLRRRWMAVPSPMSKAQSPK from the coding sequence ATGAAAAAAATTATCGGAACGATCATACTTGTGCTTGTTCTGGTCCCCCTTGTTTTTACGGCCGGCGAAGCTGGAAGTAACAGGGGTAAAGGTAAGGAAGATCCGGTTTCCCGGGGGTACGTTATCGTCAAGTTCCGGGCCAACGCTCCTGAAGCAGACAAGGGAAAAGCCAGGGAGCGGGTTTCTGGGCGCAAAGGCCGCAAACTGAAGCGGGCAGGCATCGAAAAGGTGCACATCCCACCCGGGTGGGACGAAGAGATGGCTGTTGAGATGCTCAGCCGGGACCCGTCTGTTGAAAGTGCGCAGGTGGACTACAAGGTCGAACTTCTGGCTGCGCCGGTCCTGTTGGGAGTCATGTCTACCCTGGTCCCCAACGACCCCTTTCTCGGCGACCAGTGGTACCTTGACGCCGTGCCCATTAAGGGCACCTTCGCCAACGCCGGCACCGTTAATGTGGATGTGGATATCGATGCCCCGGAGGGCTGGTACGTTGTGGATCGTACATTTGACACCTCCATGACAGCCGCCGTGGGGGTCATCGACTCAGGGTGCGGGGAATTGGGGACTTTCGATACAACCACCGGATATGATCCTGGGCACAGCGATCTGCCCAACAGCGTTCTTTTCGCCAACACGGCAGAATTGCCGGCTGACGGAGCGGACACCACAGGCGACACAAACCTCATGCGCGACGACGCCAACGGCTGGGACTTTGCAGACGTAGACAACATCCCGGCCGACGACATAACTGCGCCTGTCGCGACCTACCACGGGACCCTTATCAGCGGCATCATCGGGGCTGCCTGGGATAACGGGCAAAGGGGGGCCGGCATCGGGAAGGGCCAGCTCCAGGTACTGCCTCTCCGTTTTACGAACAGTTTTTTCGATGTGGTAAATGCTGTTGAGTACGCCATGGATCTTGTGGATGACGGCCATGCTGTCCCTGTCCGGGTCCTTAACATGTCCTTTAAATCGGCCAACGGAATTGATCCCAACGGTCTTTCCGAGGCTGTTGCCATGGCTGGGAACCCTACATATCGTATAGCGGTGGTTGCGGCAGCGGGGAACGATAACGGGAACAATAACGACGATTTTATCAACCGTGTGTGGCCTGCGGAGTACACAAGAGATCCTTCCATAGCCAGCGTTCTTGCAGTGGCAGCCACAGGCACAAACGGGGCTCTTGCCGGGTTTTCCAACATTGGCCCTAACTCCGTTCAGATCGCGGCTCCCGGTGACAATATCTATTCCACCTACGGGGGCAGTGCAGACTACGCTTACGGTAACGGGACCTCCTTCTCAACACCCATTGCGGGAGCGGTGCTGGGCCTCGTCATGGCAGCTTACCCGGAGCTTTTGCCCGCCGAAGCCATCGACCGGGTCATTAAGGGCGGGGATTTCGACGCCCGTCTGGCTGGTCTGGTGCAGTCCGGAAAAAGGGTGAACCTGGCCGGCGCTCTGGCTCCCTTTTACCCCTATTCCGGCCTGGCCTACCTGGACAGTGCCGTTACGGTTTCCATGTACGCCGATACAATAAATCAGCAGTATGGGACAATGGTGAACGCGATCATTGATCCGGTTTTCAGTACAAGCCCCGATGCGGCGGTCATCGTCGCTGGAGGGGGAGGGTCGTGGGCTGTGTCTCCCCTTGCGCCGGGTATCACCCAGTTTACTCTAAATTTTGATGGAGCTTCGGCTCCCGTGGGAACCTACGATACAGGTCCCTGGAGGGTGACCGCCATACGGCCTTTCACGGCCCAACTCTTACCCAATGAGACGGTGTCTTTCAGCTCCCTTATTTCGGGGGATATCACCTGGGCCGTTAGCGACACTTCAGTAGCCACCATTGACAGCAATGGGGTCCTGACCGGACTCTCCAAAGGCATGACGAGGGTCATTCTTTCAGTTGCCGGCGTGGAAACGGATTACAGCGGACAGGTGCTGGTGCTGTCGTCTTCCACCTCTTCCAGCGGGTCGAGCGGGGGAGGGTGTGGAATCACTTCATCCCCAGGTGATCCATATATATCGGAGCTGATTGAGATGATGCTGGTGGGAATGATGCTGGTTATGCTGCGCAGGAGATGGATGGCGGTGCCCAGTCCAATGTCCAAAGCCCAAAGTCCAAAGTGA
- a CDS encoding RtcB family protein — MSEITIKRINDYKWEIPKGAVPGMRVHGIIYADDRLMKDIARDKSARQVANGATLPGIVSASMAMPDMHFGYGLPIGGVVATDVDQEGIISPGGTGYDINCGVRMVVTHLTRQDLDKRDRLQKLVDTLFTRIPTGVGSKGPIKLGSKEREKVLTRGARWAVERGLGEPEDLVYTEEGGCMAGADPSAVSDKALTRGAPQQGTLGSGNHFIEVQYVEEIFDPAAADAFGIHKGQIAVMIHSGSRGFGHQVCTDSLEVMNRAVRKYGIELPDRQLACAPFNSPEGQDYWKAMKCAANYAWANRQCLMHWVRESFQEFLQIGPSDLGFKLVYDIAHNIVKLEKHEVDGKTRTLAVHRKGATRAFPPGHREVPESYRPFGQPVIIPGDMGTSSYLLRGTEEGMKETFGSSCHGAGRVLSRTAAIRAAKGRAIWKELEDQGIFARSAGKTSLMEEMPEAYKDVSAVVEVVHRAGIAAKVARMRPLCVIKG, encoded by the coding sequence TTGAGCGAAATCACCATCAAAAGAATAAACGACTACAAATGGGAGATCCCCAAGGGTGCCGTTCCGGGCATGAGGGTGCACGGCATCATTTATGCCGATGACCGACTCATGAAGGACATTGCCAGGGACAAGAGCGCCCGCCAGGTGGCTAACGGTGCAACCCTTCCAGGCATTGTCAGCGCCTCCATGGCCATGCCGGACATGCATTTCGGTTACGGCCTGCCCATTGGCGGGGTTGTGGCCACCGATGTAGACCAGGAGGGGATCATCTCACCGGGTGGAACAGGTTACGACATCAACTGCGGAGTCCGCATGGTCGTGACTCACCTGACACGCCAGGACCTGGACAAAAGGGATCGCCTTCAAAAGCTGGTGGACACCCTTTTTACCCGGATACCCACAGGTGTTGGCTCCAAAGGTCCCATTAAACTGGGCAGCAAGGAGCGGGAAAAGGTCCTCACCCGGGGAGCGAGGTGGGCAGTGGAAAGGGGGCTTGGGGAACCGGAGGACCTTGTCTACACGGAGGAGGGGGGCTGCATGGCCGGGGCCGATCCCTCAGCTGTTTCAGACAAGGCTCTCACCAGGGGGGCTCCCCAACAGGGGACCCTGGGTTCGGGGAACCACTTCATAGAGGTGCAATATGTTGAGGAAATTTTCGACCCTGCCGCCGCGGATGCCTTCGGCATCCATAAGGGACAGATCGCCGTCATGATCCACTCCGGGTCCCGGGGCTTCGGCCACCAGGTGTGCACTGACTCCCTTGAGGTCATGAACCGGGCAGTGAGGAAATACGGGATAGAACTGCCGGACCGGCAGCTTGCCTGCGCCCCCTTCAACTCACCCGAGGGACAGGACTACTGGAAGGCCATGAAGTGTGCTGCCAACTACGCCTGGGCCAACAGGCAGTGTCTTATGCACTGGGTACGGGAGTCTTTTCAGGAGTTTCTACAGATCGGCCCCTCCGATCTCGGTTTCAAGCTTGTTTACGACATCGCCCACAACATCGTGAAGCTGGAAAAACATGAAGTGGATGGAAAAACCAGGACACTGGCTGTCCACCGAAAAGGCGCCACCAGGGCCTTTCCCCCCGGACACAGGGAGGTACCCGAGAGCTATCGACCCTTTGGCCAGCCGGTGATCATACCGGGTGACATGGGGACATCGTCTTACCTGCTGAGGGGGACCGAAGAAGGGATGAAGGAGACCTTCGGCAGTTCCTGCCACGGGGCCGGCAGGGTCCTTTCCCGGACGGCGGCCATCAGGGCGGCAAAGGGAAGAGCTATCTGGAAGGAGCTGGAAGATCAGGGCATCTTCGCTCGTTCTGCGGGAAAGACCTCCCTTATGGAGGAGATGCCTGAAGCTTACAAGGATGTTTCCGCTGTTGTGGAGGTGGTGCACCGGGCCGGGATCGCGGCCAAAGTGGCCAGAATGCGCCCGTTATGCGTCATTAAGGGTTAA
- a CDS encoding archease gives MRDHLEKRTNGTFYEVIMAGGFRELENITADLGIEAWGIGLEDAFTSAVHGLASLLSDSSGGDQPLTRSIRIEAGSLPSLLVKLLNEIIYLEDTESFLPGKITHLNIRNNHLDATFTGAIYDPEIHTLNAHIKAATYHGLEIDQSSERVTIKVIFDV, from the coding sequence ATGCGTGACCACCTCGAAAAAAGGACCAACGGGACTTTTTACGAGGTTATAATGGCAGGAGGATTCAGGGAACTCGAAAATATAACCGCAGACCTGGGCATCGAAGCCTGGGGCATTGGCCTCGAGGATGCCTTTACCAGCGCCGTCCATGGTCTGGCCTCCCTCCTGTCAGACTCTTCCGGAGGCGACCAGCCTCTCACCAGAAGTATCCGGATCGAAGCCGGATCCCTTCCCAGTCTTTTAGTTAAACTCCTCAACGAGATCATTTATCTGGAAGATACTGAGAGTTTTCTCCCTGGTAAAATCACACATCTGAATATCAGGAATAACCATCTGGACGCAACTTTTACAGGCGCCATCTATGACCCTGAGATCCACACCCTCAATGCACACATCAAGGCGGCAACTTACCACGGGCTGGAGATCGACCAATCCAGCGAACGTGTTACGATTAAAGTGATCTTTGATGTTTAA
- a CDS encoding aspartate 1-decarboxylase produces MLYNMLAGKIHRATVTNANLHYEGSITIDQDLLEAAKIIPFSQVQIYNITNGNRFETYAIVGKRGAGEMVINGAAAHKASTGDLIIVACFVHVDAAEAAMHKPSLVYVDGANAIADVKNGMETDNIAAAVR; encoded by the coding sequence ATGCTTTACAACATGCTGGCAGGCAAGATCCACCGGGCAACAGTTACAAATGCCAATCTGCACTATGAGGGGTCCATCACCATCGACCAGGACCTGTTGGAAGCGGCAAAGATCATCCCCTTCTCTCAGGTCCAGATATACAACATCACCAACGGTAACCGTTTCGAGACCTACGCCATCGTGGGGAAGCGCGGTGCCGGAGAAATGGTCATCAACGGCGCCGCTGCCCACAAGGCATCTACCGGGGACCTCATCATCGTGGCATGTTTTGTTCATGTTGACGCAGCGGAGGCTGCCATGCACAAACCTTCACTGGTTTACGTGGACGGTGCAAACGCCATCGCTGATGTGAAGAACGGCATGGAAACAGACAACATTGCAGCTGCTGTCAGGTAG
- the panC gene encoding pantoate--beta-alanine ligase, which yields MKIITTISEMYDHSDRLREQGDRIGFVPTMGFLHEGHLSLMRKAREENHALIVSIFVNPTQFGPDEDYDSYPRDLESDASLCREVGCDVLFTPGADEMYPQGTLTTVSVAGLTETLCGASRPGHFDGVTTVVSKLFNIVRPHMVYFGLKDYQQYRVISRMVQDLNMNIRVIGVPTVREEDGLAMSSRNARLYNDERAGALTLSRSLDAAREMIREGVRDPRAIEKKVAGIIESESTNRIDYVSVVNADDLTPLSSIEKRALLAMAVFLGDTRLIDNTVLEISGD from the coding sequence ATGAAGATCATTACAACTATATCAGAGATGTATGACCACTCCGACCGCCTCCGCGAACAAGGCGACCGGATCGGGTTCGTCCCCACAATGGGGTTCCTCCACGAAGGGCACCTGAGCCTCATGCGCAAGGCACGGGAAGAGAACCATGCTCTGATTGTTAGTATATTCGTAAACCCGACCCAATTCGGGCCTGACGAGGATTACGATTCATACCCAAGGGACCTGGAAAGTGACGCTTCCCTTTGCCGGGAGGTGGGTTGCGATGTCCTGTTCACACCCGGCGCCGATGAGATGTATCCACAAGGTACCCTCACGACAGTGTCCGTTGCGGGCCTCACCGAAACCTTGTGCGGTGCCTCCAGACCGGGGCACTTTGACGGAGTCACAACTGTGGTCTCCAAACTGTTCAATATCGTGCGTCCCCACATGGTCTATTTCGGGCTCAAGGATTACCAACAGTACCGCGTCATCTCCAGGATGGTCCAGGATTTGAATATGAACATCCGCGTTATCGGAGTGCCGACAGTTCGGGAGGAGGATGGGCTGGCCATGAGCAGCAGGAATGCCCGTCTTTACAACGACGAAAGGGCCGGCGCCCTTACGCTCTCTCGTTCCCTGGACGCGGCCCGTGAAATGATAAGGGAAGGGGTCAGGGACCCTCGGGCAATTGAGAAGAAGGTAGCCGGGATCATCGAATCGGAGTCAACTAACAGGATCGATTATGTAAGTGTCGTCAATGCAGACGACCTGACCCCTCTCTCATCCATAGAGAAACGAGCGCTTTTGGCTATGGCAGTATTCCTGGGAGATACGAGGCTCATCGATAACACTGTCCTTGAGATCAGTGGTGACTAA
- the panB gene encoding 3-methyl-2-oxobutanoate hydroxymethyltransferase yields the protein MSEKITINTIKGMKASEPIVMVTAYDYPSALYSDRAGVHIILVGDSLAQVVLGYDTTVPITMEEMLHHTRAAGRGCQRSLLVADMPFGSFQTGPVQAFENACRFLKETPAHSVKLEGGVIMAETISYLTQRSIPVMGHIGLMPQSVHTMGGYRVQGRGEEGLQALLDDARAVQDAGAFSLVLEGIPAEAARQVTEELAIPTIGIGAGPHCDGQVLVLNDLLGLFDQFVPKFVKRYAELGKEMERAISDFAREVTEGRFPGKEHSYE from the coding sequence ATGAGTGAGAAAATAACCATAAACACCATCAAAGGGATGAAGGCCAGCGAACCTATAGTTATGGTCACGGCCTACGATTATCCCAGCGCCCTTTATTCGGACCGTGCGGGCGTCCACATTATTTTAGTAGGCGATTCCCTTGCCCAGGTGGTCCTTGGGTACGACACCACCGTGCCCATAACCATGGAGGAAATGCTGCACCACACCCGCGCTGCGGGCCGTGGCTGCCAGCGTTCCCTCCTCGTTGCCGATATGCCCTTCGGTTCCTTCCAGACCGGCCCTGTCCAGGCCTTTGAAAACGCCTGCCGGTTTTTAAAGGAGACTCCAGCCCACTCGGTGAAGCTGGAAGGTGGTGTGATCATGGCCGAGACGATCAGCTACCTCACCCAGCGAAGTATACCTGTTATGGGCCACATTGGCCTGATGCCCCAGTCGGTTCACACGATGGGGGGATATCGAGTCCAGGGCCGAGGGGAAGAAGGGCTCCAGGCTCTTCTGGACGACGCCCGAGCTGTTCAGGACGCGGGGGCTTTCAGCCTGGTCCTTGAGGGCATTCCTGCCGAGGCCGCCAGACAGGTCACCGAAGAGCTTGCCATACCAACTATCGGAATTGGAGCCGGTCCACACTGTGACGGACAGGTTCTCGTGTTAAACGATTTGCTTGGCCTTTTCGACCAGTTCGTACCAAAGTTCGTCAAGAGGTACGCCGAGCTGGGTAAGGAGATGGAACGAGCCATATCCGACTTCGCCAGGGAAGTGACGGAAGGGAGGTTCCCGGGGAAGGAGCACTCTTATGAGTGA
- a CDS encoding deoxynucleoside kinase encodes MADKKYIVVEGPIGVGKTSMVQMLGEEFASRVVLEKAADNPFLPKFYTNPSGFAFQTQMFFLLSRYQQQRELAQQELFSQSIICDYLFAKDRIFASVNLDEDELMLYQQIYALLDQRIPKPDLVIYLQSPTEVLQQRIRMRGRSYEREISRDYIEAVNEAYNRFFFSYDETPLLIINTAEVDFVRRPEDFQDLVREIQRMKKGVQFYVPLGSA; translated from the coding sequence ATGGCAGATAAAAAGTACATCGTTGTTGAAGGACCCATCGGGGTCGGCAAGACGAGCATGGTTCAGATGCTTGGTGAGGAGTTCGCATCCAGGGTGGTCCTGGAAAAAGCAGCGGATAACCCTTTCCTTCCCAAGTTCTATACGAACCCTTCGGGCTTTGCCTTCCAGACCCAGATGTTCTTTCTTCTGAGCAGGTATCAGCAGCAGCGCGAACTGGCTCAGCAGGAACTCTTCAGCCAGAGTATTATCTGTGATTATCTGTTCGCCAAAGACAGGATCTTTGCATCGGTTAACCTCGATGAGGACGAACTGATGCTTTACCAGCAGATTTACGCACTGCTGGACCAGAGAATCCCGAAACCGGACCTCGTCATTTACCTCCAGTCGCCAACGGAGGTGCTTCAGCAGCGTATCCGAATGAGAGGCCGGAGTTACGAGAGAGAGATAAGCCGGGATTATATTGAAGCAGTTAACGAGGCTTACAACAGATTCTTTTTCAGTTATGATGAAACCCCACTCCTGATCATCAACACCGCCGAGGTGGACTTTGTCAGGAGACCTGAGGACTTCCAGGACCTGGTCCGGGAGATCCAACGGATGAAAAAAGGGGTCCAGTTTTACGTACCGCTTGGATCCGCTTAG